One region of Zingiber officinale cultivar Zhangliang chromosome 7B, Zo_v1.1, whole genome shotgun sequence genomic DNA includes:
- the LOC122005060 gene encoding uncharacterized protein LOC122005060, which translates to MEDVLTETPPPSRFFREDLDNFASPPPSLPPPLLLLNPNSSSDHLRPPLLIIALSSPSLAVLHRIPHKVLIGALILPEIPLAGNSLEPSARDRSCYVYAGESQVLVSVQLPVAAERARAVAKSLLGGIQAERVLILDSIRSQNYRERLAVDETLAFKLETVEERNAEQHLVRGLDYFPSGSVMDGLGAAIIAECQMRRAKGTLVATWPASARSAEMTMFGSLLKDLGFPMSESDGNDDFVAGYSGSSRYDSDLYT; encoded by the coding sequence ATGGAGGACGTTCTCACGGAGACGCCGCCGCCCTCTCGATTCTTCCGAGAAGACCTTGACAACTTCGCCTCTCCGCCTCCGTCTCTCCCGCCACCTCTTCTCCTCCTGAACCCCAACTCCAGTTCAGACCACCTCCGTCCTCCCCTCCTCATCATCGCTCTTTCCTCCCCCTCCTTGGCCGTCCTCCATCGGATCCCCCACAAGGTCCTCATCGGTGCCCTAATCCTTCCGGAGATTCCCCTCGCTGGCAACTCCCTTGAGCCCTCCGCACGCGATCGCTCTTGCTATGTCTACGCCGGAGAAAGTCAAGTCCTCGTCTCTGTTCAGCTCCCTGTTGCGGCCGAAAGGGCCCGTGCTGTTGCAAAATCGCTGCTCGGGGGGATCCAGGCGGAGAGGGTTTTGATCTTAGACTCGATCCGGAGCCAGAACTACAGGGAGAGGTTAGCCGTGGACGAAACCCTGGCTTTTAAGCTGGAGACGGTAGAGGAGAGAAATGCCGAGCAGCATCTGGTGCGAGGATTGGATTACTTTCCGTCCGGGAGCGTGATGGATGGCCTAGGGGCTGCCATCATCGCGGAATGCCAGATGAGGAGGGCAAAGGGCACTTTGGTGGCGACATGGCCCGCTAGTGCTCGATCTGCTGAAATGACAATGTTTGGGTCGTTGTTGAAGGATTTGGGATTTCCTATGAGTGAGTCTGACGGCAATGATGACTTCGTTGCTGGGTACTCAGGTTCTTCTCGGTACGATTCAGATTTATATACCTGA